Sequence from the Acidimicrobiia bacterium genome:
CCCGGGCCTTCGCCCATCTCACCACGCTGGACCCCGACGGGTCGCCCCAGGCCACCGCCATGTGGGTGATGCGCCAGGACGAGATGATCCTGATGAACACCGCCGAGGGACGGCGCAAGCACCGCAACCTGCAGCGCGACCCGCGGGTGGCCATCTCGATCTCCAAGCACGACGACCCATACTCCAACTTCTCTATCCAGGGCCGGGTGGTGGAGATGCGTACCTCCGACGGTGTGGAGGTGATCGATGCCCTCGCCCGCAAGTACCTGGACGGCGTCGATCGCTACCCGTGGCTGCAGCCGGGCATGGTGCGCGTCACCCTGGTGATCGAGCCCACCCGGATCGCCGCCAACGGCTGACGACCTGGCATCCCCCAGGGTGTGAAAACGGCATCTGAGTCGGGCTGGTGCTCGCAATAGCTTGTGAGCGTGCGAGCGACGAGACGCTGGCGTGACTACCGGACCCCCAGCGGACGAAGACCGGTCAAGCGGTTCATCGATGGGCTGTCAGATGCGGATGCCGCTGCGGTGGTTGCTGCCATGAAGGACGTGCAGGTATACGGCAACGAAGTCGCCCATCACCTCGACGGTGACATCTACGAGGTGCGCGCTGCTGGTCACAAGCAGTCATTCCGCGTCCTCTATGCAACGGAGGGCAAGGAGGACCAAGTGCTTCTAGCCCTCGAAGCAATCTCCAAGAAGACCAAGAGGACTCCCCTGCAGACCATCCAGCTCGCGAATCGAAGGCTTGCCGACTGGCGGTCGCGAGGCCGGAAGCAGCAGTGAGGTGCCATATCATATTTGATATCTCGCTGACGATATGTCAGGGTGTTGTCTGAGGAGCAAGGGAGAAGCGCGATGACCGACTTCCTGACCGAACTCATCGCAGAGCGAAGCGAAGCGAACGAACACTTCGCCGAGTTGGTGGACGCCGCCTTCAAGCGTCGCGAGCTCGTTCGGCAACTTGCCGCGATTCGCACCGAGCTCTCGATCTCCCAGACAAGGCTTGCTTCACTGATGGGAACGTCACAGTCGGCGGTCGCGCGACTCGAGTCAGGCGACACCGACGCCCGTGCCTCCACGCTCGCACGATATGCGGCCGCCCTGGGGCGGCGAATCGAGTTCGAGATCGTTGAGGAGACGACCCCCAGGACCGACGGCGGGCCCCGAAGGCACCGCCAGAAACTCGCCCCCGCCTGAGACTGCTCCAGCCCAGGGCTGGCCTGTCGGCACGCAGAACGGCACCTTGCCCTCTGTCAGCGTGCGGAAATGACACCAGGTAACGCGTTGACCCAATCGACCCGACGACTTATGCTGTGGCATAAGAAGGAGGAGCAGATGAGTCTTCCTGCGCGACTGCGTGCGACAAGAGAGGCCATCGGACTGACGCAGGAAGCTGTGTCCCGGATCTCAGGCATCGCCGCGCCCAACCTGTCGAAGATAGAGAACGGCGGGTCTGACATTCAGATCAGCACCCTGATGCGAATCCTGGATGCGATGAACCTGGATATCGAGTTCGTCCCCCGAGATGCCCCCATCTCCCTTCAAGACGTAATCGCCCAGTCCGAACGGGGTCGGAAACGTCTCAACTCAAAAGGGATCGCCCCGTCTGATCCTCAGGCGCGACTGAGTGCGAAGCGAGCTCGTGGCCTCGATGTCTCGGTTGAGCAGTCCTTACTGACGCGAAGTGCCTGACGACACGGCCTCGCCGGTTGACCTTCTCCGTCGTGCCGCCGAGGCGAGCATCGGTTCGACAGAACGAAAGCTGCTGACCGCCGCCGGGTTTGGTGAGGCTGCGCTTGATGCCCCCGTCCTCGTTGGCGGGACGGCGGTTGAACTACATACGGGCGCATATCGGCCCACGGACATCGACCTCGTCGGCTACCCCAAGCCGGGCTCGGACGCGATCCTTGCTGAACTCGGATTCGAGCGAGAAGGGCGACACTGGCTCTTTGCCTTCGCCGACCGGGAGACTCTCGCGATCGAGGTCCCAGGTGACCGCCTTGCCGACTTCGCGCGGGAGCCGCCGCTCGTGATCGACCTATCGCCGGGGCAAATCGCCGTCATCGGCCTCAACGACCTGCTGATGGACCGCCTGCTGCAGGCCACCGGAGGCGAACCGGTCACCATGGACGAGGCCGTCAGATTGGCGACGGCAGCGTATGAGCGAATCGACTGGGAAGACCTCTCGGCCCGATCAGATGCAGCTGCCCAGGACGAGACGCTCGCCGGAGCAAGCCTTCCAGCAGTCCTGGCTGCGGTCAGACGCACTGCCCGAAAGCAGCTACGGAGGTGAATGAGCCGTGCTGGTTGGAAGCTGTCGAAGGTGAATCCCCACCCTCGGTCAGCGTGCGGGAATGTCACTTGAGCAAGTCAGGTTCCTGTTGGTCAGGGGGATCGGTCCTCTTCCAGGCGCGCCACGAGCCCAAACGCGACGTGTCCGCAAACACGGGGGTAGTCCACCAACTCCAGCCACCGAGCCCTTCTCCTCACCCCACGGATGGCATCCTGATCCGCCGAGCCAAGGCACCCACCGCGTCACCGGGCAGATCCACCTTTCGACCCGCCGTGCCGCTACGCGCCAAGGCCCTCGATGATCCGTTCGGCGTCTGCGGTACTCAACGCACCGTCGATGGTGACCAGGGTGCCGCCGATGACGCCCCAGGCGTGCGTGGGAAGGAGAGTGCCGGAAGGTGGTGCGATCGTAAACTCGCCCCCGGCTGTCTCGAAGGCGTAGGTACCCTCGATGACGGCGTCTCCCCTCTGGTTCCACGGGTCGGCCGACGCCTGGACGCCAAGGGCGGGTCGGAAAGTGATCGTGATGCACGCGGTCTGGTTTCGGTATGCCAAGACGGCGACCTCTGACGTTCCTTCGAGCAGGCTGAGCGGCTGAGCCGCGAACGCCCGGAGGCTGAGTACGAAACCTTCCGGTATCCAACTTGGGTCGTAGACCTCGACGCCGAGACCGCTGAAGCTTGGAACCAGAGAGAAGCCGCCTTCGAATCGGGTCGGCCCTTGTCCCCCGGCGACAGCAGCTGCGGGGTGAAGGGCGTCGCGCGAGATCGTCTTGATCATGACCCCTGAGTCGAGGTCGTCGGCGATCGTCTCGCCGTTTGACATGGTGGTGGTGACTTCGACCACGGCCCAGGTCTCCATGTCGAGCGTCACCGTCCGACTGGTCTGATAGGGCAGGCCCAGCTCGACGAGAACAGGGTCGGGTCCAATCGGCAGCTCGATGACGAACACGGGCCGACCATCACGGGAGGCGTAGACGCCGGCGCCGGTGGCCATGGCCTGTGCACCATGGGCCTGATAGGTATTGAGCTCCCTGCGGTAAGGGTCGGGGAGATCGGGACCGCCGTCGACGACCCCAGTGGTGATCGTGATCGAGTTGTCTTCCGCCGTGAGCTTCACCAGTTCGCGGGTCAGATCCATCGCATCCCACGCATACACCGAGTGCCCGGGTCGCTGGAACAGGATGTCGCCCGACGCCGCGATCGCCATCCCGCGCGCCTCGGTCACCGTGAGGGGGATGGCAGAGACACCGCCCGTGGTCCCAGGCACGTCCGGTGCCGATGTGTCGGAGGCGCCGGTCGTCGACGTCGAAGGGTCGACGATGACTGTCGTCGACCCACCAATCGATCCTTTAAGTGTCGGGTCCCCGAGAAAAGCCGCCCAGCCCAGGGCGACGAGGACCGCCAGACCTACGGCTGCCAATCCTCCTATACGCAGGGCCGACCGGATCTTGACACGCATGGTCTGTCTCCCTTCGGGCTAGCTGCTGCATCCGCTGTAGTCGCCGTCCCAATGGGATGCCGTGCAGTACCGGACGTGAAGATGGTGGTCGTGGCCTGTCAAGGGCTCGACGATCGTGGGGAACCAGGTCTCGAAGTCAGGGTCGTTGTAATAGACCAGGTCGATCATCTGATATGAACCGAAGGCGGCTCCTTGCCGGATGTCCCAGAGGAGCGCCTTGGTCTTGGCTTGCCTATACCGAGTTGTGTTGGTGTACAAGATGCCGCGGCCCGTGGTGCATTGGTCGTAGCTTCCGCTCAGTATCGTGATGATCCCGATGTCCACGTCCATCCCTCGATCGTGCGAGTCGTGCGGAGAGAATGGCATTTCACCGTGTTGATGAGAGAGGTCCCAGAAGGGCAGATCTCCGGCGGCCTGGTCGTTGAAGTAATAGCCAGCGCGTTCAACAGCAGCCACGGTGGCGGCCGTACCCCACGACTCGTTCTCGGGCTGTGCGCCCAACCCCCCGGCTGCGCAGGCGTACGCGGTGACGGGCATGAGCCTGTAGTGCCACGTGAGGTGTTCCCACACCTCGTCGTCGACCACGCCGTCGTTTGTCATCCCGTGGAGCGATTGATAGGCCTTGACGGCGTTGAGGGTGCCCGTACCGAAAGCGCCATCGACGAGGAGGTAGGACCAGCCCGGATTGGTGGGATCGCGCTTGCTGTTGAGCAACCACTGGAGAGCCTGCACCGCGTAGTTGTTGGCTCCCTGGGTCAGCGTTGGTGTGAGGACTGGCCACGTTCCCGGCCCAACAATCCCATCGGCTGACAGCGGAGGATGCGCCTGCTGAAACGAGATCACGTTTGACTTGGTTCCCGAGCCGAAGACCCCGTCAAGTGCTGGCGCGTAACCGTGATACCGCAGCAGCATCTGAACCGCCATGACATTGGCGCCGCGATGATTGAATTGAGTTGTCGGCCAATCCGGAACGTCAGTCGATCCCGCCATGCCGGTCCCGGCTATCCCGAAAACCAGGACTAAGGAAGCAACGACGGTGAGCGCGCCTCCGGTTCGCGGCTTCGACATCCCTTGCCCCCTCCATCCGGTAACGGAGCTGAGCGTGAATCTCTACACACGATGGCAACACCGGGGCTCACGCACAGAGCCATATGGCACTTACTGATCCGGCAGGGTTCGGATCGGGCAACAACCCGAACACTGCGGGGCAGCGTGGGGAGCGCTCGCCCGATCGGGCTGCGCGAAATGCTCGATCGGTTGATGCCATGACGGTTCACCTGCACCTGCGACGGCTGCGGGTGGTGGAGGTGGCGTCAATGTGCCGGAGCGGCCTGATGTCGTAGTGGAGGACGCTCGTGCCGTGGTCGTTGTGCGTCTTGCGTGTTGAGGACCCGAGCAGCGCAAGACCGGCGTCGGCTGCGGGTGGGCGCTCGGAGTGTCGTGGCATGGCCGTCGCAGACGGTGCCAGATGCACCGGAACGCGCTTTTCGATTCCGTCGGATGAGCCCATCGCCATCGACCAGTTCGTCTTGAATCGGCACCTTCACTGTTTGGGTGACTGGCCATGATCCAGACCGCCATGATTGCCGGGTCGATCCTCACACGCCAGGGGCTGGGGCGACCCCTCACCGGTATACGGGTATGCCGGCGCAACTGTGTTGCACGTGCGTGTGGGTTGAAAGGGGGTCGGTGCGCCGGCGGCCTGCGCGTCTCGGTGGCGTCGTCGCGGCTGGCGTGGTGGTGTGACGATCTTGGGGCATCGGTCTGCTCCTCTGCGATCAGCAGTCGGGTGATCGTGCCGGTGAGCCCTTTCACCCGGTTATCAGTGCTGTTCCGGAAGTGGGAGGTTGCGGCAGCCGAGTGCGCCGCTCAGGCGGTGTCAGACATGTCTCCGGAACGTCCGACATGTCTCCGGAACGATCCGTCCGACATCTCCCCGGTCAATACACCGGTTGCTGACGGCGGGCTTGAAGGGTTTGTGAAAGGCCTTCTGCGACTCGGTTGAAAGGGCTCTCGCCGATGATGCGGGGATGGAGCAGGTGGAACCGTGTCGCCAGCGGAGCCCTGGGGCGATGCGCGGGCGTTGGCTCACGATGCGGTGGTGGTGGCCTGGGTCGTGGAGAGCACGGCCCGTCAGGGGGTCTCGGTCAAGGTGGTGGAGCCGGGGGTGGTGGGGCGGGTGGCGGTGCTGTTCCGCGAGGGCGGGAGGCGGGTCAGAGCCGCCAGGTGGGGTGGAGGCGGGAGGGGTCGAAGCGGTTGCGACCCTGAACCGCCGGGTTGACGACAAGGTGATCGAGAACGGTGGCCACTATCGCCTGTTGACGGGAGAGGGGGAGGTCGGTCCAGGCGTCGGCGAGGGCCTTCGAGTTGCCGGCGTAGTCGTCGATGCGATTAGTACGGGAGACCCGCGACAGGCGGCGCTTGGCTGCGTCGATGCGGGCCTGGATGGGTTGACGGGCCGCCGCCCATTCGGTGTGGCTGATGGCCCGGTCGGCGTAGTCCCGGGCGAGTTGCTCGAGCATGGCGGTGTCCTCGGCGACGGCGATGGCGAGCCGGTCGTGCTCTTGGTTGGCCTGGCGGGCCTCGGTGAGGGCTCGGGCCAACTCGGGGGTGTCGAGGCGGTAGAGGACGGCCTGGGTGAGGAAGCTCTCCACCGGCTCGGCGTTGATCGCCATCCGCCCACAGCCGGAGAATCCGGGGCCGGAGGCGCAGACGTAGCGGCGGACCCCATCGGCCCGGGGCCGCGACACCATCTCCGAGCCGCAGCGGCCACAGCGCAGCAAACCGCCGGTGAGCAAATAGCGGCGGGGGGCCCGGCGGGCAGGGCCTGCAGCCCGTGGCCGGCGGCGGGCCCGGAGCCGATCCGACTCTGCGGGGGTGATGATGGCGGGCCACTCGGCGTCTCCGGTGATCTCCCCGTGATGCTCCCGCCTCCCCGAGATCCGAGCCGAGGCCAGCATCCGAGCCAATGTCGTGGGGGTCCACTCCCCACCGACGCTGGTGGTGACGCCCCGGTCGTTGAGGTCGACACAGATCGAGCGGGCCGACTCCCCCGCCAGAGCACGTTTGGCGGCCTCACGGATCACCTTCGCCTCCCCGGGCACCACGTGAGGGCGATCCGGGGTGTATCCGTAGGGGCGGGTGCCGCCACCGGAGACCTTGCCTTTGGAGGCCAGTTCGGCGTGTTTGCGGCGCAGCCGGTCGGCCGCCTTGTCAGACTCTCCGCGGGCGATCACCCCACCCAGTCTGGCCACCATCCGACCCTGCGGCGTCGTCAGATCGACATCCCCGGCCCGCACCGTCCGAATATCCACGAGCGAGGCGGCGTCGCACAGGTCGATGAAGTCCTCCAACTCCCGGGGACTGCGATGCAACCGATCGGGATGCCACACCACCAGGGCGTCCACCATCCCCGCCTTGATGTCCCCACAGAGCCGCTCATACTCGGGACGCCGCCTCCCCGAATAGGCCGACACGTCGTTGTCGACGTAGACCTCGGCCACCGGCCAGCCCAGGGAGCCGGCGAGGGCCTGGCAGTCCTCGATCTGCCGCTCCACCCCCAAACGAGTCCCATCAGGGTCTGAGGAGATCCGGGCGTAGATCGCAGCAGCGTGAGCCACCAGATGATATTAACACACTCTGGCCTCAATCACTGCAATCACCCCAGAGCAGCGTCGAGGTCCTCGATAAGGTCGTCGGCGTGTTCGATCCCCACCGAGAGCCGGACCAGATCCTCGGGAACCTCCAGCGGGGTTCCCGCCACCGAGGCGTGGGTCATCGCCGCCGGCACCTCCAGCAGCGACTCGACACCGCCGAGGCTCTCGGCGAGGAAGAACAGCCGGGTCCTCTCGGCCAGCGCCCTGGCGGCATCGGACCCACCGCGTGGCCGGAACGAGACCATCCCCCCGAAGCCGGACATCTGCTTCTTGGCCAGGTCGTGTCCGGGGTCCGATTCGAGACCCGGGTAGTACACCTGGGCCACCCGCTCGTCGGTCGCCAGGAACCGGGCGATGGCCATGGCGTTGGCACAGTGACGCTCCATCCGCACCGCCAGCGTCTTCATGCCCCGCAGCACCAGGAAGGCGTCGAAGGGCCCCGGGACCGGCCCGGCTGCGTTCTGCAGGAACCGCAGCCTCTCGTGGAGTGCGGCGTCCCCTGTGACCAGGGCGCCCCCCACCACGTCCGAGTGGCCGCCCAGGTACTTGGTGGTCGAGTGGAGCACGACGTCGGCCCCCATCTCCAACGGCCGCTGAAGGAATGGGGTGGCGAAGGTGTTGTCGACCACCAGCAGGGCGCCGGCATCGTGAGCGGCGGCGGCGACTGCGGTCACGTCGTACACCCGAAGCAGCGGATTGCTCGGTGTCTCCAACCAGACCAGACCGGTCTCCGGCCGGCAGGCGGCGGCCACCGACTCGGGATCGGACGGATCGGCCACACTCCAGGAGAAGCCCTGGCCGGCCAGGACGCGGGCGAAGAACCTGAAGGTCCCGCCGTAGGCATCGTCGGGAAGCACCACGTGCCCGCCCGCCTCGAGCAGATAGCCGAGAAGAGCCGTCGCCGCCATACCCGAGGCGGTGGCCACGGCGCCTCCCTC
This genomic interval carries:
- a CDS encoding PPOX class F420-dependent oxidoreductase produces the protein MKTAPTLLPDALKEILDSTRAFAHLTTLDPDGSPQATAMWVMRQDEMILMNTAEGRRKHRNLQRDPRVAISISKHDDPYSNFSIQGRVVEMRTSDGVEVIDALARKYLDGVDRYPWLQPGMVRVTLVIEPTRIAANG
- a CDS encoding type II toxin-antitoxin system RelE/ParE family toxin, translating into MRATRRWRDYRTPSGRRPVKRFIDGLSDADAAAVVAAMKDVQVYGNEVAHHLDGDIYEVRAAGHKQSFRVLYATEGKEDQVLLALEAISKKTKRTPLQTIQLANRRLADWRSRGRKQQ
- a CDS encoding helix-turn-helix domain-containing protein, which codes for MTDFLTELIAERSEANEHFAELVDAAFKRRELVRQLAAIRTELSISQTRLASLMGTSQSAVARLESGDTDARASTLARYAAALGRRIEFEIVEETTPRTDGGPRRHRQKLAPA
- a CDS encoding helix-turn-helix transcriptional regulator, with the translated sequence MSLPARLRATREAIGLTQEAVSRISGIAAPNLSKIENGGSDIQISTLMRILDAMNLDIEFVPRDAPISLQDVIAQSERGRKRLNSKGIAPSDPQARLSAKRARGLDVSVEQSLLTRSA
- a CDS encoding peptidoglycan-binding protein, whose translation is MSKPRTGGALTVVASLVLVFGIAGTGMAGSTDVPDWPTTQFNHRGANVMAVQMLLRYHGYAPALDGVFGSGTKSNVISFQQAHPPLSADGIVGPGTWPVLTPTLTQGANNYAVQALQWLLNSKRDPTNPGWSYLLVDGAFGTGTLNAVKAYQSLHGMTNDGVVDDEVWEHLTWHYRLMPVTAYACAAGGLGAQPENESWGTAATVAAVERAGYYFNDQAAGDLPFWDLSHQHGEMPFSPHDSHDRGMDVDIGIITILSGSYDQCTTGRGILYTNTTRYRQAKTKALLWDIRQGAAFGSYQMIDLVYYNDPDFETWFPTIVEPLTGHDHHLHVRYCTASHWDGDYSGCSS
- a CDS encoding recombinase family protein — encoded protein: MAHAAAIYARISSDPDGTRLGVERQIEDCQALAGSLGWPVAEVYVDNDVSAYSGRRRPEYERLCGDIKAGMVDALVVWHPDRLHRSPRELEDFIDLCDAASLVDIRTVRAGDVDLTTPQGRMVARLGGVIARGESDKAADRLRRKHAELASKGKVSGGGTRPYGYTPDRPHVVPGEAKVIREAAKRALAGESARSICVDLNDRGVTTSVGGEWTPTTLARMLASARISGRREHHGEITGDAEWPAIITPAESDRLRARRRPRAAGPARRAPRRYLLTGGLLRCGRCGSEMVSRPRADGVRRYVCASGPGFSGCGRMAINAEPVESFLTQAVLYRLDTPELARALTEARQANQEHDRLAIAVAEDTAMLEQLARDYADRAISHTEWAAARQPIQARIDAAKRRLSRVSRTNRIDDYAGNSKALADAWTDLPLSRQQAIVATVLDHLVVNPAVQGRNRFDPSRLHPTWRL
- a CDS encoding cystathionine gamma-synthase, with amino-acid sequence MRFETRAIHAGQDPDPTTGAVVVPIYATSTYAQDSPGKHSGFEYSRTDNPTRSALQEALAALEGAEEGGAVATASGMAATALLGYLLEAGGHVVLPDDAYGGTFRFFARVLAGQGFSWSVADPSDPESVAAACRPETGLVWLETPSNPLLRVYDVTAVAAAAHDAGALLVVDNTFATPFLQRPLEMGADVVLHSTTKYLGGHSDVVGGALVTGDAALHERLRFLQNAAGPVPGPFDAFLVLRGMKTLAVRMERHCANAMAIARFLATDERVAQVYYPGLESDPGHDLAKKQMSGFGGMVSFRPRGGSDAARALAERTRLFFLAESLGGVESLLEVPAAMTHASVAGTPLEVPEDLVRLSVGIEHADDLIEDLDAALG